A region from the Rosa rugosa chromosome 6, drRosRugo1.1, whole genome shotgun sequence genome encodes:
- the LOC133716185 gene encoding uncharacterized protein LOC133716185 — translation MEVNTEAAATGSSIETTPTSTSSALVSSDKPPFAQVQSTQVSAQVQPTDAASSQLPLADTESKKKNKSIAWDHFTNLLNPDGLKMEKPRAKCNYCPQTYFVHSKSNGTTSMKNHMLYQCKKCPLYIPAKKQRHLAFDSVENGETMKAFSYNEDVARIARAKMVISMGRQQAELGWFIALTILLHNDGLGFIINFKIQARPYKPGLAGFFSSQVALVYPERAHIL, via the coding sequence ATGGAAGTCAACACTGAGGCTGCTGCAACTGGAAGCAGCATCGAAACAACACCAACAAGCACATCATCGGCTCTTGTTTCATCTGATAAACCTCCGTTTGCTCAAGTTCAATCTACCCAAGTTTCTGCTCAGGTTCAACCTACTGATGCAGCAAGCAGTCAACTTCCTCTTGCTGATACTGAAAgcaagaaaaagaacaagagCATAGCATGGGATCACTTCACCAATCTATTGAATCCTGATGGTTTAAAGATGGAGAAGCCTCGAGCCAAGTGTAATTACTGTCCCCAGACATACTTTGTGCACTCGAAGTCGAATGGGACTACAAGCATGAAGAATCACATGCTCTATCAATGCAAGAAGTGTCCCCTCTACATCCCGGCAAAAAAACAGAGACATCTAGCATTTGATTCCGTTGAAAATGGTGAAACTATGAAAGCTTTTAGTTATAATGAAGATGTAGCTAGGATTGCACGTGCTAAGATGGTTATTAGTATGGGTCGTCAACAGGCCGAGCTGGGCTGGTTCATAGCCCTTACAATTCTTTTACATAATGACGGGCTAGGCTTTATTATAAATTTcaagatccaagcccgtccatataaaccGGGCCTTGCGGGTTTTTTTTCGAGTCAGGTAGCCCTCGTTTATCCGGAACGGGCCCATATTCTCTAG